The following coding sequences are from one Ursus arctos isolate Adak ecotype North America unplaced genomic scaffold, UrsArc2.0 scaffold_23, whole genome shotgun sequence window:
- the LRFN4 gene encoding leucine-rich repeat and fibronectin type-III domain-containing protein 4 — translation MAPPLLLLLLASGAAACPLPCVCQNLSESLSTLCAHRGLLFVPPNVDRRTVELRLADNFIQALGPPDFRNMTGLVDLTLSRNAITRIGARAFGDLESLRSLHLDGNRLVELGTGSLRGPVNLQHLILSGNQLGRISPGAFDDFLDSLEDLDLSYNNLRQVPWAGIGAMPALHTLNLDHNLIDALPPGAFAQLSQLSRLDLTSNRLATLAPDPLFSRGRDAEASPAPLVLSFSGNPLHCNCELLWLRRLARPDDLETCASPPGLAGRYFWAVPEGEFSCEPPLIARHTQRLWVLEGQRATLRCRALGDPAPTMHWVGPDDRLVGNSSRARAFPNGTLEIGVTGSGDAGGYTCIATNPAGEATARVELRVLALPHSGNGSADGGRPGPSDIAASARTAAEGEGTLEAEPAVQVTEVTATSGLVSWGPGRPADPVWMFQIQYNSSEDETLIYRIVPASSHHFLLKHLVPGADYDLCLLALSPAAGPSDLTATRLLGCAHFSTLPAAPLCHALQAHVLGGTLTVAVGGVLVAALLVFTVALLVRGRGAGNGRLPLKLSHVQSQTNGGPSPTPKAHPPRSPPPRPQRSCSLDLGDAGGCYGYARRLGGAWARRSHSVHGGLLGAGCRGVGGSTEQLEESVV, via the exons ATGGCCCCGccactcctgctgctgctgctggccagcGGAGCGGCCGCCTGCCCACTGCCCTGTGTCTGCCAGAACCTGTCCGAGTCGCTCAGCACGCTCTGTGCCCACCGAGGCCTGCTGTTTGTGCCACCCAACGTGGACCGGCGCACAGTGGAGTTGCGGCTGGCTGACAACTTCATCCAGGCCTTGGGGCCGCCAGACTTTCGAAACATGACAGGGCTGGTGGACCTGACACTGTCCCGAAATGCCATCACCCGGATCGGGGCCCGTGCTTTTGGGGACCTGGAGAGCCTGCGCTCTCTGCACCTGGACGGCAACAGGCTGGTTGAGCTGGGCACCGGCAGCCTCCGGGGCCCCGTCAACCTGCAGCACCTCATCCTCAGCGGCAACCAGCTGGGCCGAATCTCGCCCGGGGCCTTCGACGACTTCCTGGACAGCCTGGAGGACCTGGACTTGTCCTACAACAACCTGCGGCAGGTCCCCTGGGCTGGCATCGGTGCCATGCCCGCCCTCCACACCCTCAACCTGGACCACAACCTCATTGACGCACTGCCCCCGGGCGCCTTTGCCCAGCTCAGCCAGCTCTCCCGCCTCGACCTCACCTCCAACCGCCTGGCCACGCTGGCGCCCGACCCACTCTTTTCCCGGGGGCGCGACGCAGAGGCCTCGCCTGCCCCCCTGGTGCTGAGCTTCAGCGGGAACCCCTTGCACTGCAACTGTGAGCTGCTGTGGCTGCGGCGGCTGGCCCGGCCCGACGACCTAGAGACATGCGCCTCCCCTCCGGGCCTGGCCGGTCGCTACTTCTGGGCCGTGCCCGAGGGCGAGTTCTCCTGTGAGCCCCCCCTCATCGCGCGCCACACGCAGCGCCTCTGGGTGCTGGAGGGCCAGCGGGCCACGCTGCGGTGCCGGGCCCTTGGCGACCCTGCACCCACCATGCACTGGGTTGGCCCCGATGACCGGCTGGTTGGCAACTCCTCCCGAGCCCGGGCTTTCCCCAACGGGACCCTGGAGATTGGGGTAACGGGCTCCGGGGACGCAGGGGGCTACACCTGCATTGCCACCAACCCTGCCGGTGAGGCCACAGCCCGGGTAGAGCTCCGGGTGCTGGCCTTGCCCCACAGCGGGAACGGCAGTGCTGATGGGGGCCGCCCGGGGCCCTCGGACATTGCTGCCTCAGCCCGCACTGCTGCCGAGGGCGAAGGGACACTAGAGGCTGAGCCAGCTGTGCAGGTGACGGAGGTGACCGCAACCTCAGGGCTGGTGAGCTGGGGGCCGGGACGGCCAGCAGACCCCGTGTGGATGTTCCAAATTCAGTATAACAGCAGCGAGGACGAGACCCTCATCTACCG gaTTGTCCCGGCCTCCAGCCACCACTTCCTGCTGAAGCACCTCGTTCCTGGTGCCGACTATGACCTCTGCCTGCTGGCCCTGTCACCTGCCGCCGGGCCTTCCGACCTCACAGCCACCAGGCTGCTGGGCTGTGCCCACTTCTCCACGCTACCGGCTGCACCCCTGTGCCACGCCCTGCAGGCTCACGTGCTGGGCGGGACCCTGACCGTGGCTGTGGGGGGTGTGCTGGTGGCTGCCTTACTGGTCTTCACTGTGGCCTTGCTGGTTCGGGGCCGGGGGGCCGGGAATGGCCGCCTCCCCCTCAAGCTCAGCCACGTCCAATCCCAGACCAACGGAGGCCCCAGCCCCACGCCCAAGGCCCACCCACCGCGGAGCCCACCACCTCGGCCCCAACGCAGCTGCTCCCTGGACCTGGGAGACGCCGGCGGGTGCTATGGTTACGCCAGGCGCCTTGGAGGGGCCTGGGCCCGGAGGAGCCACTCTGTGCATGGGGGGCTGCTCGGGGCAGggtgccggggggtggggggcagcacgGAGCAGCTGGAGGAGAGTGTGGTGTGA
- the RCE1 gene encoding CAAX prenyl protease 2 isoform X1 codes for MAALGGDGLRLLSVSRPERQPESAALGGPGPGLCCWVSVFSCLSLACSYVGSLYVWKSELPRDHPAVIKRRFTSVLVVSSLSPLCVLLWRELTGIQPGTSLLTLMGFRLEGIFPAALLPLLLTMILFLGPLMQLSMDCPCDLADGLKVVLAPRSWARCLTDMRWLRNQVIAPLTEELVFRACMLPMLAPCTGLGPAVFTCPLFFGVAHFHHIFEQLRFRQSSVGSIFLSAVLGQEEHAGVVTRGLPVSSVPVLLHSCLRCLHCFPLHPHRTPDWAGPLPLLLQLHGLSCRVCSPGASAEAAPAGRLCSGCGTLPASAPAPHGPQALRQPSPLCAFGASRGLRGSPVLLTHAPMNSHGLPSPSPSRGTAGEELAGVPEISGIFVGD; via the exons ATGGCGGCGCTGGGCGGGGATGGGCTGCGCCTGCTGTCGGTGTCACGGCCGGAGCGGCAGCCCGAGTCGGCGGCTCTGGGCGGTCCAGGCCCTGGGCTGTGCTGCTGGGTGTCAGTGTTCTCCTGCCTCAGCCTTGCCTGCTCCTACGTGGGCAGCCTCTACGTCTGGAAGAGTGAGCTGCCCAG GGACCACCCTGCCGTCATCAAGAGGCGCTTCACTAGCGTCTTGGTGGTGTCCAGTCTGTCGCCCCTCTGCGTGCTACTCTGGAGAGAACTCACAGGCATCCAG CCAGGCACATCCCTGCTCACCCTGATGGGCTTCAGGCTGGAGGGCATTTTCCCAGCAGCactgctgcccctgctgctgaCCATG ATCCTTTTCCTGGGCCCACTGATGCAACTTTCTATGGATTGCCCATGTGATCTGGCAGATGGGTTGAAGGTTGTCTTAG CCCCTCGTTCCTGGGCCCGCTGCCTCACAGACATGCGTTGGCTGCGGAACCAAGTGATTGCGCCCCTGACAGAAGAACTGGTATTTCGGGCCTGCATGCTGCCCATGTTAGCACCATGCACGGGCCTGGGCCCTGCCGTGTTCACCTGCCCACTCTTCTTTGGAGTTG CCCATTTTCACCACATTTTTGAGCAGCTTCGTTTCCGCCAGAGCAGCGTGGGGAGCATCTTCTTATCTGCAG TGCTGGGGCAGGAAGAACATGCAGGTGTCGTCACTCGAGGCCTCCCCGTCTCCAGCGTTCCAGTTCTCCTACACAGCTGTCTTCGGTGCCTACACTGCTTTCCTCTTCATCCGCACAG GACACCTGATTGGGCCGGTCCTTTGCCACTCCTTCTGCAATTACATGGGCTTTCCTGCCGTGTGTGCAGCCCTGGAGCATCCGCAGAGGCGGCCCCTGCTGGCAGGCTATGCTCTGGGTGTGGgactcttcctgcttctgctccaGCCCCTCACGGACCCCAAGCTCTACGGCAGCCTTCCCCTTTGTGTGCTTTTGGAGCGAGCAGGGGACTCAGAGGCTCCCCTGTGCTCCTGACCCATGCTCCTATGAACTCTCAtgggctccccagcccctccccatcaAGGGGTACTGCAGGGGAGGAGCTGGCTGGGGTCCCCGAGATCTCAGGAATTTTTGTAGGGGATTGA
- the RCE1 gene encoding CAAX prenyl protease 2 isoform X8: protein MAALGGDGLRLLSVSRPERQPESAALGGPGPGLCCWVSVFSCLSLACSYVGSLYVWKSELPRDHPAVIKRRFTSVLVVSSLSPLCVLLWRELTGIQPGTSLLTLMGFRLEGIFPAALLPLLLTMILFLGPLMQLSMDCPCDLADGLKVVLAPRSWARCLTDMRWLRNQVIAPLTEELVFRACMLPMLAPCTGLGPAVFTCPLFFGVAHFHHIFEQLRFRQSSVGSIFLSAGRTCRCRHSRPPRLQRSSSPTQLSSVPTLLSSSSAQDT, encoded by the exons ATGGCGGCGCTGGGCGGGGATGGGCTGCGCCTGCTGTCGGTGTCACGGCCGGAGCGGCAGCCCGAGTCGGCGGCTCTGGGCGGTCCAGGCCCTGGGCTGTGCTGCTGGGTGTCAGTGTTCTCCTGCCTCAGCCTTGCCTGCTCCTACGTGGGCAGCCTCTACGTCTGGAAGAGTGAGCTGCCCAG GGACCACCCTGCCGTCATCAAGAGGCGCTTCACTAGCGTCTTGGTGGTGTCCAGTCTGTCGCCCCTCTGCGTGCTACTCTGGAGAGAACTCACAGGCATCCAG CCAGGCACATCCCTGCTCACCCTGATGGGCTTCAGGCTGGAGGGCATTTTCCCAGCAGCactgctgcccctgctgctgaCCATG ATCCTTTTCCTGGGCCCACTGATGCAACTTTCTATGGATTGCCCATGTGATCTGGCAGATGGGTTGAAGGTTGTCTTAG CCCCTCGTTCCTGGGCCCGCTGCCTCACAGACATGCGTTGGCTGCGGAACCAAGTGATTGCGCCCCTGACAGAAGAACTGGTATTTCGGGCCTGCATGCTGCCCATGTTAGCACCATGCACGGGCCTGGGCCCTGCCGTGTTCACCTGCCCACTCTTCTTTGGAGTTG CCCATTTTCACCACATTTTTGAGCAGCTTCGTTTCCGCCAGAGCAGCGTGGGGAGCATCTTCTTATCTGCAG GAAGAACATGCAGGTGTCGTCACTCGAGGCCTCCCCGTCTCCAGCGTTCCAGTTCTCCTACACAGCTGTCTTCGGTGCCTACACTGCTTTCCTCTTCATCCGCACAG GACACCTGA
- the RCE1 gene encoding CAAX prenyl protease 2 isoform X4 codes for MAALGGDGLRLLSVSRPERQPESAALGGPGPGLCCWVSVFSCLSLACSYVGSLYVWKSELPRDHPAVIKRRFTSVLVVSSLSPLCVLLWRELTGIQPGTSLLTLMGFRLEGIFPAALLPLLLTMILFLGPLMQLSMDCPCDLADGLKVVLAPRSWARCLTDMRWLRNQVIAPLTEELVFRACMLPMLAPCTGLGPAVFTCPLFFGVAHFHHIFEQLRFRQSSVGSIFLSAGRTCRCRHSRPPRLQRSSSPTQLSSVPTLLSSSSAQVGPQSLMGRSPPPGGLRGPQEWVGEWECCVCCRSDKFLPLWSLRQAEPGLSFW; via the exons ATGGCGGCGCTGGGCGGGGATGGGCTGCGCCTGCTGTCGGTGTCACGGCCGGAGCGGCAGCCCGAGTCGGCGGCTCTGGGCGGTCCAGGCCCTGGGCTGTGCTGCTGGGTGTCAGTGTTCTCCTGCCTCAGCCTTGCCTGCTCCTACGTGGGCAGCCTCTACGTCTGGAAGAGTGAGCTGCCCAG GGACCACCCTGCCGTCATCAAGAGGCGCTTCACTAGCGTCTTGGTGGTGTCCAGTCTGTCGCCCCTCTGCGTGCTACTCTGGAGAGAACTCACAGGCATCCAG CCAGGCACATCCCTGCTCACCCTGATGGGCTTCAGGCTGGAGGGCATTTTCCCAGCAGCactgctgcccctgctgctgaCCATG ATCCTTTTCCTGGGCCCACTGATGCAACTTTCTATGGATTGCCCATGTGATCTGGCAGATGGGTTGAAGGTTGTCTTAG CCCCTCGTTCCTGGGCCCGCTGCCTCACAGACATGCGTTGGCTGCGGAACCAAGTGATTGCGCCCCTGACAGAAGAACTGGTATTTCGGGCCTGCATGCTGCCCATGTTAGCACCATGCACGGGCCTGGGCCCTGCCGTGTTCACCTGCCCACTCTTCTTTGGAGTTG CCCATTTTCACCACATTTTTGAGCAGCTTCGTTTCCGCCAGAGCAGCGTGGGGAGCATCTTCTTATCTGCAG GAAGAACATGCAGGTGTCGTCACTCGAGGCCTCCCCGTCTCCAGCGTTCCAGTTCTCCTACACAGCTGTCTTCGGTGCCTACACTGCTTTCCTCTTCATCCGCACAGGTTGGTCCTCAGTCTCTCATGGGTCGttccccccccccgggggggctCAGGGGCCCACAGgagtgggtgggagaatgggaatGTTGTGTTTGTTGTAGGAGTGACAAGTTTCTTCCACTGTGGTCTCTGAGACAGGCAGAGCCAGGGCTTTCATTCTGGTGA
- the RCE1 gene encoding CAAX prenyl protease 2 isoform X6 has protein sequence MGCACCRCHGRSGSPSRRLWAVQALGCAAGCQCSPASALPAPTWAASTSGRVSCPGTTLPSSRGASLASWWCPVCRPSACYSGENSQASRHIPAHPDGLQAGGHFPSSTAAPAADHAPRSWARCLTDMRWLRNQVIAPLTEELVFRACMLPMLAPCTGLGPAVFTCPLFFGVAHFHHIFEQLRFRQSSVGSIFLSAAFQFSYTAVFGAYTAFLFIRTGHLIGPVLCHSFCNYMGFPAVCAALEHPQRRPLLAGYALGVGLFLLLLQPLTDPKLYGSLPLCVLLERAGDSEAPLCS, from the exons ATGGGCTGCGCCTGCTGTCGGTGTCACGGCCGGAGCGGCAGCCCGAGTCGGCGGCTCTGGGCGGTCCAGGCCCTGGGCTGTGCTGCTGGGTGTCAGTGTTCTCCTGCCTCAGCCTTGCCTGCTCCTACGTGGGCAGCCTCTACGTCTGGAAGAGTGAGCTGCCCAG GGACCACCCTGCCGTCATCAAGAGGCGCTTCACTAGCGTCTTGGTGGTGTCCAGTCTGTCGCCCCTCTGCGTGCTACTCTGGAGAGAACTCACAGGCATCCAG GCACATCCCTGCTCACCCTGATGGGCTTCAGGCTGGAGGGCATTTTCCCAGCAGCactgctgcccctgctgctgaCCATG CCCCTCGTTCCTGGGCCCGCTGCCTCACAGACATGCGTTGGCTGCGGAACCAAGTGATTGCGCCCCTGACAGAAGAACTGGTATTTCGGGCCTGCATGCTGCCCATGTTAGCACCATGCACGGGCCTGGGCCCTGCCGTGTTCACCTGCCCACTCTTCTTTGGAGTTG CCCATTTTCACCACATTTTTGAGCAGCTTCGTTTCCGCCAGAGCAGCGTGGGGAGCATCTTCTTATCTGCAG CGTTCCAGTTCTCCTACACAGCTGTCTTCGGTGCCTACACTGCTTTCCTCTTCATCCGCACAG GACACCTGATTGGGCCGGTCCTTTGCCACTCCTTCTGCAATTACATGGGCTTTCCTGCCGTGTGTGCAGCCCTGGAGCATCCGCAGAGGCGGCCCCTGCTGGCAGGCTATGCTCTGGGTGTGGgactcttcctgcttctgctccaGCCCCTCACGGACCCCAAGCTCTACGGCAGCCTTCCCCTTTGTGTGCTTTTGGAGCGAGCAGGGGACTCAGAGGCTCCCCTGTGCTCCTGA
- the RCE1 gene encoding CAAX prenyl protease 2 isoform X2: MAALGGDGLRLLSVSRPERQPESAALGGPGPGLCCWVSVFSCLSLACSYVGSLYVWKSELPRDHPAVIKRRFTSVLVVSSLSPLCVLLWRELTGIQPGTSLLTLMGFRLEGIFPAALLPLLLTMILFLGPLMQLSMDCPCDLADGLKVVLAPRSWARCLTDMRWLRNQVIAPLTEELVFRACMLPMLAPCTGLGPAVFTCPLFFGVAHFHHIFEQLRFRQSSVGSIFLSAGLPVSSVPVLLHSCLRCLHCFPLHPHRTPDWAGPLPLLLQLHGLSCRVCSPGASAEAAPAGRLCSGCGTLPASAPAPHGPQALRQPSPLCAFGASRGLRGSPVLLTHAPMNSHGLPSPSPSRGTAGEELAGVPEISGIFVGD; this comes from the exons ATGGCGGCGCTGGGCGGGGATGGGCTGCGCCTGCTGTCGGTGTCACGGCCGGAGCGGCAGCCCGAGTCGGCGGCTCTGGGCGGTCCAGGCCCTGGGCTGTGCTGCTGGGTGTCAGTGTTCTCCTGCCTCAGCCTTGCCTGCTCCTACGTGGGCAGCCTCTACGTCTGGAAGAGTGAGCTGCCCAG GGACCACCCTGCCGTCATCAAGAGGCGCTTCACTAGCGTCTTGGTGGTGTCCAGTCTGTCGCCCCTCTGCGTGCTACTCTGGAGAGAACTCACAGGCATCCAG CCAGGCACATCCCTGCTCACCCTGATGGGCTTCAGGCTGGAGGGCATTTTCCCAGCAGCactgctgcccctgctgctgaCCATG ATCCTTTTCCTGGGCCCACTGATGCAACTTTCTATGGATTGCCCATGTGATCTGGCAGATGGGTTGAAGGTTGTCTTAG CCCCTCGTTCCTGGGCCCGCTGCCTCACAGACATGCGTTGGCTGCGGAACCAAGTGATTGCGCCCCTGACAGAAGAACTGGTATTTCGGGCCTGCATGCTGCCCATGTTAGCACCATGCACGGGCCTGGGCCCTGCCGTGTTCACCTGCCCACTCTTCTTTGGAGTTG CCCATTTTCACCACATTTTTGAGCAGCTTCGTTTCCGCCAGAGCAGCGTGGGGAGCATCTTCTTATCTGCAG GCCTCCCCGTCTCCAGCGTTCCAGTTCTCCTACACAGCTGTCTTCGGTGCCTACACTGCTTTCCTCTTCATCCGCACAG GACACCTGATTGGGCCGGTCCTTTGCCACTCCTTCTGCAATTACATGGGCTTTCCTGCCGTGTGTGCAGCCCTGGAGCATCCGCAGAGGCGGCCCCTGCTGGCAGGCTATGCTCTGGGTGTGGgactcttcctgcttctgctccaGCCCCTCACGGACCCCAAGCTCTACGGCAGCCTTCCCCTTTGTGTGCTTTTGGAGCGAGCAGGGGACTCAGAGGCTCCCCTGTGCTCCTGACCCATGCTCCTATGAACTCTCAtgggctccccagcccctccccatcaAGGGGTACTGCAGGGGAGGAGCTGGCTGGGGTCCCCGAGATCTCAGGAATTTTTGTAGGGGATTGA
- the RCE1 gene encoding CAAX prenyl protease 2 isoform X5, producing the protein MAALGGDGLRLLSVSRPERQPESAALGGPGPGLCCWVSVFSCLSLACSYVGSLYVWKSELPRDHPAVIKRRFTSVLVVSSLSPLCVLLWRELTGIQPGTSLLTLMGFRLEGIFPAALLPLLLTMILFLGPLMQLSMDCPCDLADGLKVVLAPRSWARCLTDMRWLRNQVIAPLTEELVFRACMLPMLAPCTGLGPAVFTCPLFFGVAHFHHIFEQLRFRQSSVGSIFLSAVLGQEEHAGVVTRGLPVSSVPVLLHSCLRCLHCFPLHPHRLVLSLSWVVPPPRGGSGAHRSGWENGNVVFVVGVTSFFHCGL; encoded by the exons ATGGCGGCGCTGGGCGGGGATGGGCTGCGCCTGCTGTCGGTGTCACGGCCGGAGCGGCAGCCCGAGTCGGCGGCTCTGGGCGGTCCAGGCCCTGGGCTGTGCTGCTGGGTGTCAGTGTTCTCCTGCCTCAGCCTTGCCTGCTCCTACGTGGGCAGCCTCTACGTCTGGAAGAGTGAGCTGCCCAG GGACCACCCTGCCGTCATCAAGAGGCGCTTCACTAGCGTCTTGGTGGTGTCCAGTCTGTCGCCCCTCTGCGTGCTACTCTGGAGAGAACTCACAGGCATCCAG CCAGGCACATCCCTGCTCACCCTGATGGGCTTCAGGCTGGAGGGCATTTTCCCAGCAGCactgctgcccctgctgctgaCCATG ATCCTTTTCCTGGGCCCACTGATGCAACTTTCTATGGATTGCCCATGTGATCTGGCAGATGGGTTGAAGGTTGTCTTAG CCCCTCGTTCCTGGGCCCGCTGCCTCACAGACATGCGTTGGCTGCGGAACCAAGTGATTGCGCCCCTGACAGAAGAACTGGTATTTCGGGCCTGCATGCTGCCCATGTTAGCACCATGCACGGGCCTGGGCCCTGCCGTGTTCACCTGCCCACTCTTCTTTGGAGTTG CCCATTTTCACCACATTTTTGAGCAGCTTCGTTTCCGCCAGAGCAGCGTGGGGAGCATCTTCTTATCTGCAG TGCTGGGGCAGGAAGAACATGCAGGTGTCGTCACTCGAGGCCTCCCCGTCTCCAGCGTTCCAGTTCTCCTACACAGCTGTCTTCGGTGCCTACACTGCTTTCCTCTTCATCCGCACAGGTTGGTCCTCAGTCTCTCATGGGTCGttccccccccccgggggggctCAGGGGCCCACAGgagtgggtgggagaatgggaatGTTGTGTTTGTTGTAGGAGTGACAAGTTTCTTCCACTGTGGTCTCTGA
- the RCE1 gene encoding CAAX prenyl protease 2 isoform X7, with translation MGFRLEGIFPAALLPLLLTMILFLGPLMQLSMDCPCDLADGLKVVLAPRSWARCLTDMRWLRNQVIAPLTEELVFRACMLPMLAPCTGLGPAVFTCPLFFGVAHFHHIFEQLRFRQSSVGSIFLSAVLGQEEHAGVVTRGLPVSSVPVLLHSCLRCLHCFPLHPHRTPDWAGPLPLLLQLHGLSCRVCSPGASAEAAPAGRLCSGCGTLPASAPAPHGPQALRQPSPLCAFGASRGLRGSPVLLTHAPMNSHGLPSPSPSRGTAGEELAGVPEISGIFVGD, from the exons ATGGGCTTCAGGCTGGAGGGCATTTTCCCAGCAGCactgctgcccctgctgctgaCCATG ATCCTTTTCCTGGGCCCACTGATGCAACTTTCTATGGATTGCCCATGTGATCTGGCAGATGGGTTGAAGGTTGTCTTAG CCCCTCGTTCCTGGGCCCGCTGCCTCACAGACATGCGTTGGCTGCGGAACCAAGTGATTGCGCCCCTGACAGAAGAACTGGTATTTCGGGCCTGCATGCTGCCCATGTTAGCACCATGCACGGGCCTGGGCCCTGCCGTGTTCACCTGCCCACTCTTCTTTGGAGTTG CCCATTTTCACCACATTTTTGAGCAGCTTCGTTTCCGCCAGAGCAGCGTGGGGAGCATCTTCTTATCTGCAG TGCTGGGGCAGGAAGAACATGCAGGTGTCGTCACTCGAGGCCTCCCCGTCTCCAGCGTTCCAGTTCTCCTACACAGCTGTCTTCGGTGCCTACACTGCTTTCCTCTTCATCCGCACAG GACACCTGATTGGGCCGGTCCTTTGCCACTCCTTCTGCAATTACATGGGCTTTCCTGCCGTGTGTGCAGCCCTGGAGCATCCGCAGAGGCGGCCCCTGCTGGCAGGCTATGCTCTGGGTGTGGgactcttcctgcttctgctccaGCCCCTCACGGACCCCAAGCTCTACGGCAGCCTTCCCCTTTGTGTGCTTTTGGAGCGAGCAGGGGACTCAGAGGCTCCCCTGTGCTCCTGACCCATGCTCCTATGAACTCTCAtgggctccccagcccctccccatcaAGGGGTACTGCAGGGGAGGAGCTGGCTGGGGTCCCCGAGATCTCAGGAATTTTTGTAGGGGATTGA
- the RCE1 gene encoding CAAX prenyl protease 2 isoform X3, with protein sequence MAALGGDGLRLLSVSRPERQPESAALGGPGPGLCCWVSVFSCLSLACSYVGSLYVWKSELPRDHPAVIKRRFTSVLVVSSLSPLCVLLWRELTGIQPGTSLLTLMGFRLEGIFPAALLPLLLTMILFLGPLMQLSMDCPCDLADGLKVVLAPRSWARCLTDMRWLRNQVIAPLTEELVFRACMLPMLAPCTGLGPAVFTCPLFFGVAHFHHIFEQLRFRQSSVGSIFLSAAFQFSYTAVFGAYTAFLFIRTGHLIGPVLCHSFCNYMGFPAVCAALEHPQRRPLLAGYALGVGLFLLLLQPLTDPKLYGSLPLCVLLERAGDSEAPLCS encoded by the exons ATGGCGGCGCTGGGCGGGGATGGGCTGCGCCTGCTGTCGGTGTCACGGCCGGAGCGGCAGCCCGAGTCGGCGGCTCTGGGCGGTCCAGGCCCTGGGCTGTGCTGCTGGGTGTCAGTGTTCTCCTGCCTCAGCCTTGCCTGCTCCTACGTGGGCAGCCTCTACGTCTGGAAGAGTGAGCTGCCCAG GGACCACCCTGCCGTCATCAAGAGGCGCTTCACTAGCGTCTTGGTGGTGTCCAGTCTGTCGCCCCTCTGCGTGCTACTCTGGAGAGAACTCACAGGCATCCAG CCAGGCACATCCCTGCTCACCCTGATGGGCTTCAGGCTGGAGGGCATTTTCCCAGCAGCactgctgcccctgctgctgaCCATG ATCCTTTTCCTGGGCCCACTGATGCAACTTTCTATGGATTGCCCATGTGATCTGGCAGATGGGTTGAAGGTTGTCTTAG CCCCTCGTTCCTGGGCCCGCTGCCTCACAGACATGCGTTGGCTGCGGAACCAAGTGATTGCGCCCCTGACAGAAGAACTGGTATTTCGGGCCTGCATGCTGCCCATGTTAGCACCATGCACGGGCCTGGGCCCTGCCGTGTTCACCTGCCCACTCTTCTTTGGAGTTG CCCATTTTCACCACATTTTTGAGCAGCTTCGTTTCCGCCAGAGCAGCGTGGGGAGCATCTTCTTATCTGCAG CGTTCCAGTTCTCCTACACAGCTGTCTTCGGTGCCTACACTGCTTTCCTCTTCATCCGCACAG GACACCTGATTGGGCCGGTCCTTTGCCACTCCTTCTGCAATTACATGGGCTTTCCTGCCGTGTGTGCAGCCCTGGAGCATCCGCAGAGGCGGCCCCTGCTGGCAGGCTATGCTCTGGGTGTGGgactcttcctgcttctgctccaGCCCCTCACGGACCCCAAGCTCTACGGCAGCCTTCCCCTTTGTGTGCTTTTGGAGCGAGCAGGGGACTCAGAGGCTCCCCTGTGCTCCTGA